From Sulfuracidifex tepidarius, one genomic window encodes:
- the acs gene encoding acetate--CoA ligase, which translates to MENVSSEGKELEEFADYNERVYKAMYKESVEQPGKFWGKVAEEFITWKEPWKEVFVQKDPMTEWFVGAKVNACYNAVDRHLNSSRKFKAAIAWESEKGERKVMTYQDLYYEVNKWANALLELGVRKGDRVTIYMPLTPEGVIAMLACARIGAIHSVIFAGFGPQAIADRIQDAGSKVVITADGYYRRGKLVELKKAVDEALEILGEKSTVKHVLIFRRSNNEISVKEGRDVFFDNVGKFKPVEPEWVESNHPLFILYTSGTTGKPKGITHSTGGYITGTGAMLLWSYGLDKENDVLFNTSDIGWIVGHSYITYSPLVMGRTVVIYESAPDYPNPDKWAELIEHYRATTFGTSATFLRYLMKYGESYIKEHDFSSLRVIVTNGEVLNYAPWKFGLESVGGGKVYMSHQWWQTETGAPNLGYLPGLFYLKMKSGPSSGFPLPGNKIKVVNEQGSLASPRERGYLVMEPPFPPNMMIAMWNDPGNERIKKTYFSKFGNMYYPGDYAMIDEGGYVWVLGRADETLKIAAHRIGAGEVESAITSYPAVAEAAVVGVPDPQKGETAHAFVVLKQGYEPSEKLAKEIQNHVKTVMGAIVIPEVHFVNALPKTRSGKVMRRVIKAVVTGSSTGDISTMEDEASMEEIKKASEELKRQLNSTATK; encoded by the coding sequence ATGGAGAACGTTTCTTCAGAAGGAAAAGAGTTGGAGGAGTTTGCCGACTATAACGAGAGAGTATACAAGGCAATGTACAAGGAAAGCGTGGAACAGCCAGGAAAATTCTGGGGGAAAGTAGCTGAGGAATTCATAACTTGGAAGGAACCTTGGAAGGAAGTTTTCGTTCAGAAAGATCCTATGACTGAGTGGTTCGTTGGAGCTAAGGTAAATGCTTGCTATAACGCTGTTGACAGACACCTTAACTCTTCAAGGAAGTTTAAGGCCGCAATAGCTTGGGAGAGCGAGAAGGGAGAGAGGAAAGTAATGACATATCAAGACCTCTATTACGAGGTCAACAAATGGGCTAACGCCCTCCTAGAGCTGGGAGTCAGGAAAGGGGACAGAGTAACCATATACATGCCCCTCACTCCGGAAGGAGTAATAGCTATGTTAGCTTGTGCCAGGATAGGGGCAATACACAGCGTGATATTCGCTGGTTTCGGACCGCAAGCGATAGCTGACAGGATTCAGGACGCGGGATCCAAAGTAGTGATAACAGCGGACGGATATTACCGTAGAGGGAAGTTAGTCGAGCTTAAGAAAGCAGTCGATGAAGCACTGGAAATCTTGGGAGAGAAGTCAACCGTGAAACACGTGTTGATATTCAGAAGGTCAAACAACGAGATATCAGTGAAGGAAGGAAGGGACGTGTTCTTTGACAATGTAGGTAAATTCAAGCCAGTTGAACCTGAGTGGGTCGAGTCTAACCATCCTCTTTTCATTCTCTATACTTCTGGTACGACGGGAAAGCCTAAGGGAATTACGCATTCAACGGGAGGATACATCACTGGAACGGGAGCGATGCTCCTCTGGAGCTATGGCCTTGACAAGGAGAACGATGTGCTCTTCAACACCTCAGATATAGGGTGGATCGTGGGACATTCCTACATCACATACTCTCCCCTAGTGATGGGTAGAACTGTAGTAATCTACGAGAGCGCACCCGACTATCCAAACCCTGACAAATGGGCTGAGCTGATAGAACACTACCGTGCAACTACGTTCGGGACGTCAGCGACTTTCCTCAGATACCTCATGAAGTACGGAGAGAGTTACATTAAAGAGCACGACTTCTCGTCCCTGAGAGTCATAGTCACTAACGGAGAGGTGCTCAACTATGCCCCCTGGAAGTTCGGGCTGGAGAGTGTCGGAGGAGGTAAGGTTTACATGTCACACCAGTGGTGGCAGACCGAGACTGGCGCACCTAACTTGGGATACCTACCGGGTCTGTTCTATCTTAAGATGAAGTCAGGTCCTTCCTCGGGATTCCCTCTGCCTGGGAACAAGATAAAGGTAGTAAACGAGCAGGGAAGCCTAGCCTCGCCAAGGGAAAGAGGTTACCTTGTGATGGAACCGCCGTTCCCGCCCAACATGATGATAGCCATGTGGAACGATCCCGGAAACGAAAGGATAAAGAAGACTTACTTCAGTAAGTTCGGTAATATGTATTACCCAGGAGACTACGCAATGATAGATGAAGGAGGTTACGTGTGGGTTTTAGGCAGGGCTGACGAGACGCTGAAGATAGCTGCACACAGGATAGGCGCAGGAGAGGTCGAATCAGCGATAACTTCATACCCCGCCGTAGCTGAGGCTGCGGTTGTAGGAGTTCCTGATCCTCAAAAAGGAGAGACCGCGCACGCTTTCGTCGTGCTGAAACAGGGATACGAACCGTCTGAGAAGTTAGCTAAAGAAATCCAGAACCACGTGAAGACAGTTATGGGTGCAATAGTGATCCCTGAGGTGCACTTCGTCAACGCGT
- a CDS encoding DUF3311 domain-containing protein yields MSGNKYYVGILVMFIIDIILYAVLPVFDKVSPAIGGLPFFYTYQTIMLVVSSILFLIPSLAGDKK; encoded by the coding sequence ATGTCTGGAAATAAATATTATGTCGGAATTCTTGTCATGTTCATCATAGATATAATTCTCTATGCGGTTTTACCAGTCTTCGATAAAGTCAGTCCGGCCATAGGCGGACTACCGTTCTTCTACACTTACCAAACAATAATGTTGGTAGTCTCATCAATACTCTTCCTAATACCTTCTTTGGCAGGTGATAAGAAATGA
- a CDS encoding sodium:solute symporter family protein, whose product MISPHIDDVTLGVFIALFALFSFLGFYGSRWRKGDLNKLGEWALAGRKLGFFFVWFLMGADLFTAYTFIAVPSGYLVNGSLYFFAVPYVAWGFAVALLTMPKLNDYARKRGFVTASDFVKERFGSRTLSILVALTGAVAELPYVALQIVGMEAVLEMLFIGLTGKPPTETVIELSLLISFLVLAAFTFASGLRGAVLTGVFKDILIWVSVIVPVVYIAYSLGGFSAALHNAASGPITSVMINHALSGSSKPIEYGYLIPSKDLISAYFSLAIGSAFALYLYPHAINGSLSAQDTRKLKIGTALLPIYGIGLALITLFGLLIYAVPGAIHLIYTSHNGALTVPALISYTMPDWFVGIALLGIFIGGLVPASVMAIAVANLVTRNVVGEFKHMSPLTEARVAKWISTIFKFLALGFVFAVPATYAIQLQLLGGIFISQTLPAVFLGLFTNRLEKNSTILGWVAGMASGLGLTLYANHFSSLKTSLFATPLGLIYISLIALAINLAITLIGSAVAMGLGWKPRETELEKELPAEEKS is encoded by the coding sequence ATGATATCTCCTCACATAGATGACGTAACTCTAGGAGTTTTCATAGCCCTATTCGCTTTATTTTCTTTCTTGGGATTTTATGGTTCTAGATGGAGAAAAGGTGACTTGAACAAGCTAGGAGAGTGGGCATTGGCGGGGAGGAAGCTAGGATTCTTCTTCGTATGGTTCCTGATGGGAGCGGATCTGTTCACGGCGTATACTTTCATAGCAGTACCGTCAGGGTATCTAGTGAACGGATCCCTCTACTTCTTCGCAGTGCCTTACGTTGCATGGGGTTTCGCGGTTGCCCTGCTAACCATGCCTAAGTTGAACGATTACGCTAGGAAGAGAGGTTTCGTAACAGCTTCAGACTTCGTGAAGGAAAGGTTCGGGAGCAGGACTTTGTCTATCTTGGTTGCATTAACTGGGGCAGTGGCTGAGCTACCTTACGTAGCTCTTCAGATAGTGGGTATGGAGGCTGTCCTGGAGATGCTTTTCATAGGGTTAACTGGAAAGCCGCCGACAGAGACAGTGATAGAACTTTCCCTACTTATCTCTTTCTTAGTCCTAGCAGCTTTCACTTTCGCAAGCGGTCTCAGAGGTGCAGTACTGACTGGAGTATTCAAGGATATTCTGATCTGGGTTTCAGTTATAGTCCCAGTCGTTTACATAGCGTACTCCCTAGGCGGCTTCTCTGCAGCACTTCACAATGCAGCTTCAGGCCCTATAACATCCGTCATGATAAACCATGCTCTCTCTGGGAGTTCCAAACCAATAGAATACGGATACCTTATACCCTCAAAGGACTTGATCTCGGCATACTTCTCCCTAGCTATAGGAAGCGCTTTCGCCCTTTATCTCTATCCTCACGCGATAAACGGTTCCTTAAGCGCGCAGGACACTAGAAAGCTGAAGATAGGTACTGCGCTCTTACCAATCTACGGGATAGGTTTAGCTCTCATAACTTTGTTCGGTCTACTCATCTACGCCGTACCTGGAGCCATACATTTAATTTACACTAGCCACAACGGGGCCCTCACTGTACCTGCCTTGATATCTTACACCATGCCCGACTGGTTCGTAGGAATAGCCTTATTGGGTATCTTCATAGGGGGCTTGGTCCCTGCATCTGTCATGGCAATAGCAGTGGCTAACCTAGTCACAAGAAACGTGGTGGGAGAGTTCAAGCATATGTCTCCGTTAACGGAAGCAAGGGTAGCGAAATGGATCTCCACTATATTCAAGTTCCTGGCCTTAGGATTCGTATTCGCAGTCCCTGCTACGTACGCGATACAGCTACAGTTACTTGGTGGAATTTTTATCTCGCAAACTCTTCCGGCAGTCTTCCTCGGCCTCTTCACGAATAGACTCGAAAAGAACTCCACTATACTAGGATGGGTTGCTGGGATGGCCTCAGGGCTTGGTTTAACTCTCTACGCAAACCACTTCTCCAGTCTGAAAACCAGCTTGTTTGCTACCCCGCTAGGACTGATATACATTTCGCTGATAGCTTTAGCTATAAACCTAGCAATCACGTTAATAGGATCAGCCGTAGCAATGGGGCTGGGCTGGAAACCTAGAGAGACAGAGTTGGAGAAGGAGTTACCAGCAGAAGAGAAGAGTTAA
- a CDS encoding MFS transporter — MDKKSGNEEDKAKELIARLNRLGVWPLPTSFILIIGVGYFFTFYDIADIGFAMPAIDQQFNLGQSLSLFIALSVGLIGYAIGSYLIGTVSDYYGRFRAMILTMALTALGSFGDALSFNVPELALFRFITGLGLGADLNLVSTYLSELSPPNIRGKITVYSFLLGILGQAVTPFVALALVPVYYDGWRYLFAIGGIIAVVALALRFELPESPRWLISRAGDLKKAEEIITRMENTVRDKVGELAKPSIVDVKIGEKKFPTSYVFKKPYVYRFALLVVMWFFWYIGNYGFLGDATTLLSASGISISSSIGYLAVGAVGYPVGAVVMALTADKFERKYLIFADTVVWLIGMLSFSTRIPSLIYVGSFLASLALGMYLQVAYTYTAENYPTRARTSGFALTDGLGHIGGAVGALFLPVLVSLYSFQFGFTFIGITGLIAGVLALLGPKASKIALEQVSS; from the coding sequence ATGGACAAAAAAAGCGGAAACGAGGAAGACAAGGCAAAGGAACTCATAGCCCGCCTTAATAGGCTGGGAGTATGGCCCTTACCTACCTCCTTCATTCTCATAATAGGCGTGGGCTATTTCTTCACTTTTTACGATATAGCCGACATAGGCTTCGCGATGCCTGCTATCGATCAGCAGTTCAACTTAGGACAGTCGCTTTCCCTTTTCATAGCTTTGTCTGTGGGTTTGATAGGTTACGCAATAGGTTCTTACTTGATAGGGACTGTCTCGGACTATTACGGGAGATTTAGAGCAATGATATTGACCATGGCATTAACTGCTCTAGGCTCTTTCGGAGATGCTTTATCCTTCAATGTACCTGAACTTGCACTGTTCAGGTTTATTACCGGTTTAGGCCTTGGAGCAGACCTTAACTTGGTTTCAACCTACCTAAGCGAGCTGTCTCCTCCCAACATAAGGGGAAAAATCACTGTTTACTCCTTCCTGCTAGGTATACTAGGTCAAGCTGTGACTCCTTTCGTGGCCTTAGCTCTTGTTCCAGTATACTATGACGGCTGGAGGTATCTCTTTGCAATAGGCGGAATAATTGCGGTGGTAGCGCTAGCCCTGAGGTTTGAACTACCGGAGTCTCCAAGGTGGCTCATATCGAGAGCTGGAGATCTTAAGAAAGCAGAGGAGATAATTACAAGAATGGAAAATACTGTAAGAGACAAGGTAGGAGAGCTGGCTAAGCCTTCGATTGTAGATGTCAAAATAGGCGAGAAGAAGTTCCCTACGTCTTACGTTTTCAAGAAGCCTTACGTATACAGATTCGCTCTCCTGGTTGTGATGTGGTTCTTCTGGTATATAGGAAACTATGGATTTCTCGGTGACGCTACAACCCTTTTGTCTGCGAGCGGGATATCAATTTCTAGTTCAATAGGATACCTTGCGGTTGGAGCTGTTGGATACCCTGTAGGTGCTGTAGTCATGGCTCTCACAGCTGATAAGTTCGAAAGGAAATACCTGATCTTCGCTGACACTGTGGTTTGGTTGATAGGAATGCTGTCCTTCTCCACCAGGATTCCTTCACTGATATATGTAGGTTCATTCCTAGCATCATTAGCTCTGGGAATGTACTTGCAGGTAGCTTATACCTACACTGCTGAGAACTACCCTACAAGGGCAAGGACTTCCGGTTTTGCTCTCACAGACGGTCTAGGTCACATAGGAGGAGCTGTAGGTGCACTGTTCCTGCCCGTTCTAGTAAGTTTATATAGTTTCCAGTTCGGTTTCACGTTCATAGGGATCACAGGGCTGATAGCTGGAGTGCTAGCTTTGCTAGGACCCAAGGCATCAAAGATAGCTCTCGAGCAAGTATCTTCTTAA
- a CDS encoding PfkB family carbohydrate kinase, whose product MGKLNVDVIIRGLEKFPQPDEPVFAEDIQILPGGAATNYSVAIAKFGHSVKLLSKVGSGHAVKGVMTSLAEQGVGLDYVQEDSAPQSPTLVFLRNDGSISIVRKKNSIPPMSREEIGRFVGLFDVVHFASIPPSLVLRDPYSKVTSYDPGPAVREIKEPVQVDVLFLNKREAESVNMDLVKTKYTVIKKGKEGATVVSEVEECSVEAIEVNAVDTTGAGDVFDAAFNFGLAEEWNIEDVLQFASVASGIKVTKLGGTSSPTYDEVVSFLSKKKPKVNCR is encoded by the coding sequence GTGGGCAAGCTTAACGTCGACGTTATAATTCGAGGTTTGGAGAAGTTTCCCCAGCCTGACGAACCAGTCTTCGCTGAGGACATCCAGATACTCCCAGGCGGGGCTGCCACGAACTATTCTGTAGCAATTGCCAAGTTTGGCCACTCAGTGAAGTTGCTGAGTAAGGTAGGTTCCGGGCACGCAGTGAAAGGAGTTATGACGTCCCTTGCAGAACAGGGAGTAGGACTGGACTACGTCCAGGAAGACTCAGCTCCTCAGAGTCCAACCTTGGTTTTCTTAAGGAATGATGGATCTATCAGTATAGTCCGAAAGAAGAACTCTATCCCCCCAATGTCTAGAGAGGAGATAGGTCGTTTCGTAGGCCTTTTCGATGTGGTTCATTTCGCCTCCATTCCCCCTTCCCTAGTCCTCAGAGACCCTTATTCCAAGGTTACGTCTTACGACCCAGGTCCCGCTGTTAGGGAAATTAAAGAGCCTGTCCAAGTAGACGTGTTGTTCCTGAACAAGAGAGAGGCTGAATCGGTTAACATGGACTTAGTGAAGACTAAGTACACCGTGATAAAGAAAGGGAAAGAAGGAGCTACGGTGGTCTCTGAGGTTGAGGAGTGTTCCGTGGAAGCTATTGAAGTTAACGCCGTAGACACCACTGGAGCAGGGGACGTCTTCGACGCGGCTTTCAACTTCGGTTTGGCTGAGGAGTGGAACATAGAAGACGTCCTTCAGTTCGCCTCTGTAGCCTCCGGTATTAAGGTAACTAAACTGGGAGGGACGTCGTCTCCAACGTATGATGAAGTAGTCTCGTTTTTAAGTAAGAAGAAACCTAAAGTTAATTGTAGGTAA
- a CDS encoding Y-family DNA polymerase — MKRNRVLFVDFDYFYAQVEEVLNPSLRGKPVAVCVFSGRTEDSGAVATSNYEARRLGIKAGIPIVKAKKISNEVVLLPMRKELYKTISDRIMEYLSTVGTIEVASIDEAYVDIGEKDVEESLSMAREIKRKIFEKEKLKVSVGVATNKVFAKVACEMGKPDGLVVLDEKQEEDLRTNVKVGDIPGIGPVLEEKLKGIGVIKLSDVLEHEASLRRAVGQAKAEYLISLANGTYNDPVTPRHRKHQGRYVTLKRNTRDPEEIKPFLYRAIDETFAKAQGSLPMEIHVVAIMEDIDIVSRSRTFRHPINKEEAYKVCYDLLLTILKEDKRKVRRVGATLGKLKRVDGSLDQFFDFKID; from the coding sequence TTGAAAAGGAATAGAGTCCTCTTCGTAGACTTCGACTACTTTTACGCTCAGGTAGAAGAGGTTCTCAACCCATCCCTTAGGGGCAAGCCAGTCGCAGTATGTGTTTTCTCAGGTAGGACAGAGGACAGCGGTGCTGTCGCTACTTCAAACTACGAGGCTAGGAGGCTAGGGATTAAAGCCGGAATCCCAATAGTGAAAGCGAAGAAGATCAGTAACGAGGTAGTCCTGTTACCCATGAGGAAGGAGCTATACAAGACTATATCGGATAGGATAATGGAATACCTCTCCACCGTGGGTACGATAGAGGTAGCTAGTATAGATGAAGCCTACGTGGACATAGGGGAGAAAGACGTGGAAGAGTCTCTCTCTATGGCTCGAGAAATAAAGAGGAAGATATTCGAGAAGGAGAAGTTGAAGGTCAGTGTAGGTGTAGCCACAAATAAGGTCTTTGCTAAGGTTGCGTGTGAGATGGGAAAGCCAGACGGGTTAGTAGTCCTAGACGAGAAGCAGGAAGAAGACTTGAGGACGAACGTGAAAGTGGGTGATATACCGGGGATAGGACCGGTGTTGGAGGAGAAGCTGAAGGGGATCGGAGTGATCAAGCTCTCCGACGTCCTTGAACACGAAGCTTCGCTGAGGAGAGCCGTGGGTCAAGCTAAGGCTGAATATCTGATCAGCTTGGCTAACGGTACATATAACGACCCCGTAACTCCTAGGCATAGGAAACACCAAGGTAGGTACGTTACATTGAAGAGGAATACCCGTGACCCGGAGGAGATAAAACCGTTTCTTTATAGGGCTATAGACGAGACTTTCGCCAAGGCTCAGGGTTCCCTCCCGATGGAGATACACGTTGTAGCGATCATGGAGGATATAGACATAGTCAGTAGGAGCAGGACTTTCAGACACCCAATAAACAAGGAAGAAGCTTACAAGGTGTGCTATGACCTTTTACTTACCATACTTAAGGAGGACAAAAGGAAGGTGAGGAGGGTAGGAGCCACTCTGGGTAAATTGAAGAGGGTGGACGGCTCCCTAGACCAGTTCTTTGACTTCAAAATCGACTGA
- the rtcA gene encoding RNA 3'-terminal phosphate cyclase, with protein sequence MIEVDGSFGEGGGQILRTLLTFSALTGTPFRLNNIRGNRPKPGLQRSHLSAVNAVASVCDASVKGNVLGSRTLEFRPSRIKEPLKLVIDVGTAGSATLILQSLIPLMIGRKITVTIKGGTDVPKSPTSDYMSCVFMGIMERVGIKGEIGVVRRGYYPRGGGEVIASDFRGGGEFSILRMGDVKKVVVMSHVTWLPVEIAKREAKAASEELSNFPVEVKIKEEKGTGKGTATLVYLEGESVIGADSLGAIGKRAEEVGKEAASHVLSDYRTGGAVDSFMGDMLMVYASLFGGEYKGSSLTCHAKTNAQVIKMFGVDLEINGVSPFTVKVRRPLVSGIN encoded by the coding sequence TTGATAGAAGTAGATGGGTCTTTCGGCGAGGGTGGAGGTCAGATCTTGAGGACATTGCTGACGTTCTCTGCATTGACGGGAACTCCGTTCAGGCTGAATAACATTAGGGGAAACAGACCGAAGCCGGGTCTACAGAGGAGTCACCTCTCAGCAGTTAACGCTGTAGCTTCGGTCTGTGACGCGTCAGTGAAGGGGAATGTACTGGGTTCACGGACCTTGGAGTTTCGTCCCAGCAGAATTAAAGAGCCTCTTAAGTTAGTGATAGACGTGGGAACTGCTGGTAGCGCTACGCTTATCCTTCAAAGCTTGATACCCCTCATGATAGGGAGGAAAATCACGGTCACGATCAAGGGTGGGACGGACGTTCCTAAGTCTCCCACCTCTGATTACATGTCTTGCGTCTTCATGGGCATTATGGAGAGAGTCGGGATCAAGGGGGAAATAGGCGTAGTGAGGAGAGGATACTACCCGCGCGGAGGAGGAGAGGTGATCGCGTCGGACTTCAGAGGTGGAGGAGAGTTCTCCATCCTCCGCATGGGAGACGTGAAGAAAGTCGTGGTCATGTCTCATGTGACATGGCTCCCAGTTGAAATAGCTAAGAGGGAGGCTAAAGCTGCGTCTGAAGAGCTCTCCAACTTCCCTGTAGAGGTCAAAATCAAGGAGGAGAAAGGGACGGGTAAGGGTACTGCTACACTGGTCTACCTAGAGGGTGAGAGCGTGATTGGAGCGGACTCTCTAGGTGCTATAGGCAAAAGAGCCGAGGAAGTAGGGAAGGAGGCTGCTTCCCATGTGTTGAGTGACTACAGGACGGGAGGTGCAGTTGACTCTTTTATGGGAGACATGCTGATGGTTTACGCTTCTCTTTTCGGCGGAGAATATAAGGGTAGCTCTCTCACGTGTCACGCAAAGACTAACGCTCAAGTCATAAAGATGTTCGGAGTTGACCTAGAAATCAACGGAGTTTCCCCCTTCACGGTGAAAGTGAGAAGACCTCTGGTCTCGGGAATTAATTGA
- a CDS encoding glycosyltransferase family A protein, translated as MHIEVAIPTCCNDGKTIIYTLKGLIEQSYKDFSVLVVYKPTPEDRTLEAIRPFSEKLDIRVVEQDKGKIDEAMNIIFEKSDADLLLTTDDDEVPQVDWIKDHLNFHEKYPDAGALRGRVKRKASDASMRVRSSTLKQVAKKVIYTEYSKEFHEYNGYLTIFGLPTDRNNNMSPPRGGLMKTITLSYENSSFKRSVYKDFRVPSYSLRGFHSEDLISLHAIKKGFFTAEIDGGWTTELDREEFGTPGESLSTPSTMKGRIALVTEHFLFPYGAFLEGFKPRRLWLLKSLLSLGRDQVKREASMLGVSLADESISKKYSPSKVREELSLGLEKLYRKYSIT; from the coding sequence ATGCATATAGAAGTTGCTATACCAACTTGCTGTAATGACGGAAAGACAATAATTTACACTTTGAAGGGACTGATAGAGCAGAGCTACAAGGACTTTAGCGTTCTCGTAGTTTACAAGCCTACTCCTGAAGATAGAACGTTGGAGGCGATAAGACCTTTTTCAGAGAAGCTAGATATTCGCGTAGTTGAACAGGATAAGGGGAAAATAGACGAAGCTATGAATATTATATTTGAAAAGTCAGACGCTGACTTACTCCTTACAACAGACGACGATGAAGTTCCTCAAGTAGACTGGATTAAAGACCATTTGAATTTTCACGAGAAATATCCTGACGCTGGTGCTCTCAGGGGTAGGGTGAAGAGGAAGGCTTCGGATGCAAGCATGAGGGTCAGAAGTAGCACGTTAAAGCAAGTCGCTAAAAAGGTAATTTACACTGAATATTCTAAGGAATTTCATGAGTACAATGGCTATCTGACAATATTTGGATTACCAACTGATAGAAACAATAACATGTCTCCTCCTAGAGGAGGTTTAATGAAGACCATTACCCTGTCATATGAGAATAGCTCATTCAAGAGGTCGGTATATAAAGACTTCAGGGTTCCTAGTTATTCCTTGAGGGGGTTCCACAGTGAAGACTTAATATCACTTCACGCAATAAAGAAGGGATTCTTCACTGCTGAAATTGACGGGGGTTGGACGACTGAGTTGGACAGAGAGGAGTTTGGCACCCCTGGTGAATCTTTATCAACTCCCAGCACTATGAAGGGGAGGATAGCCCTTGTCACGGAGCACTTCCTTTTCCCCTACGGGGCCTTCTTAGAGGGGTTTAAACCAAGGAGGTTATGGTTACTAAAGTCTCTTCTCTCTCTAGGTCGTGACCAAGTTAAGAGAGAAGCGTCTATGCTGGGAGTTTCCTTAGCAGATGAGTCCATTTCTAAGAAATATTCTCCTTCTAAAGTGAGAGAAGAACTTTCCTTAGGACTGGAAAAACTTTACAGAAAATATTCTATTACGTGA
- a CDS encoding NAD-dependent epimerase/dehydratase family protein: MRYLLVGHGFISTHVAEYLFQRHEVKITYRNMNPVKEAYAKVLSGRAELIRVSPEEEEFKKLVDWSDVVVSFVGEIAGDENKLRKANVEVPSAIAKMVKGKPMVHLTGMLGYTGVNVKPELPHLKDLHPDTPFERSKAEAERVLMKISREQGFPLILIRPTLVYGKYGAHVQFVTIYKMSKRGIIPSLPFSFNAVSATDLAKVIEYFVERKETTYFYATECDPVNVTRFFELMREGLGKRGGLRVPVPEGLAKAVLPSYVRSLLKYTKSTFDCSACKEVINELSFREDEIRKNAVFLMELEKQGKLIPT; the protein is encoded by the coding sequence ATGAGATATCTTCTAGTAGGTCACGGTTTCATTTCTACTCATGTTGCAGAATACCTCTTTCAGAGACATGAGGTAAAGATAACGTACAGAAACATGAACCCCGTGAAGGAGGCATATGCTAAGGTTCTCTCAGGGAGAGCAGAGTTAATCAGGGTAAGCCCAGAAGAGGAGGAGTTCAAGAAACTGGTAGACTGGAGCGACGTCGTAGTAAGTTTCGTTGGAGAAATTGCGGGAGATGAAAATAAGCTAAGGAAGGCAAACGTGGAAGTGCCCTCCGCGATAGCTAAGATGGTTAAGGGAAAACCCATGGTTCACCTCACAGGGATGCTCGGATACACTGGAGTGAACGTCAAGCCCGAGTTACCTCACTTGAAAGACCTGCACCCAGATACGCCCTTCGAGAGGAGCAAGGCTGAAGCCGAGAGAGTTCTCATGAAAATATCGAGAGAGCAAGGTTTCCCGTTAATTCTGATAAGGCCTACCTTGGTTTACGGCAAGTATGGAGCCCACGTACAGTTCGTAACCATCTACAAAATGTCTAAGAGAGGCATAATCCCTTCCTTACCGTTCTCGTTCAACGCCGTAAGCGCAACGGACTTAGCTAAAGTGATAGAGTACTTTGTAGAGAGGAAGGAAACCACTTATTTTTACGCTACTGAGTGCGATCCAGTCAACGTAACGCGCTTCTTTGAGCTAATGAGGGAAGGACTGGGGAAGAGAGGCGGGCTGAGGGTTCCAGTACCAGAGGGACTAGCTAAGGCTGTCCTCCCCTCATACGTCAGATCTCTATTGAAATACACTAAGTCTACCTTTGACTGTTCAGCTTGCAAGGAGGTGATAAATGAGCTGAGTTTCAGGGAAGATGAGATCAGAAAGAACGCAGTTTTTCTCATGGAGCTCGAGAAACAAGGTAAACTGATCCCGACTTAA